The following are from one region of the Nicotiana tomentosiformis chromosome 7, ASM39032v3, whole genome shotgun sequence genome:
- the LOC138896205 gene encoding uncharacterized protein, whose translation MAQREIGMDPGEGTSRSPPGQRDRFPLEAHSESPVPLVSASPALVGAQGDAVPPASPVLLVPEAARDTGPPAPIVPPSETGEQGMREAVQLLTRMVSIHERQLESGADARRDRIESSMVREFLHLAPPLFTGSSSTEDPQDFIDHMYRVLRVMYASVTEAVELASFRLRDVAVLWYEAWERSRGPGALPAEWEDFSEAFLAHYLPREVRKARLDQFLSLKQGDMSVRDYSHKFNSLARYAPDIVRTIRARVHHYVDGLGDHLIRDCRVASLLDDVDISHIQAFAQTTEDLSRRIRDTRRDMEQSKRARTMGSYREPRVDFRPPLHRYPPRSAGSFPPQMQGQRFDHYIQSGPGQSSGQPEGHRQERSTQMRHLTPPCTQCGKLHIGQCRQGSSACFHCGQTGHYISRCPGLGRGTPTQPSGFTAASSPLVRAPRPGPQSTQGRGRGRGGGDTSGSSGGQNRFYALTGRQDSEASPDVVTGILTKHSHAIYALMDPGSTFSYITPFIAGKLDMRSELLPQPVEVSTPVGDSIVANHVYRDCTVLINDRPTSVDLVELVMLDFDVIMGMDWLAACYANIDCRAKLVRFHFPGEPVLE comes from the coding sequence ATGGCACAGCGAGAGATAGGTATGGATCCGGGAGAAGGTACCAGTCGTTCCCCACCGGGTCAGAGGGATAGATTTCCCTTAGAGGCTCACAGTGAGTCTCCAGTACCCCTAGTTTCAGCTTCCCCAGCACTTGTTGGAGCCCAGGGAGATGCAGTACCCCCAGCCTCACCAGTTCTATTGGTACCTGAGGCAGCTAGAGACACAGGACCTCCAGCACCTATTGTTCCACCATCAGAGACTGGGGAGCAGGGGATGAGGGAGGCTGTTCAGTTGCTAACTAGGATGGTTTCTATTCATGAGCGACAGCTAGAGTCAGGAGCAGATGCCCGGAGAGATCGGATAGAAAGCTCGATGGTACGAGAGTTTCTTCACTTGGCCCCTCCATTATTTACAGGATCCAGTTCcactgaggatccccaggactttataGACCATATGTATAGAGTATTGAGGGTGATGTATGCCTCCGTCACCGAGGCTGTGGAGTTGGCTTCTTTTCGACTACGTGATGTAGCCGTCCTATGGTATGAGGCATGGGAGAGATCTAGAGGACCTGGTGCTCTGCCAGCAGAGTGGGAGGATTTCTCTGAGGCTTTTTTAGCCCATTATTTGCCACGGGAGGTTCGAAAGGCCCGTCTTGACCAGTTTCTTAGCCTAAAGCAGGGGGATATGAGTGTGAGGGATTATAGCCATAAGTTTAATTCTTTGGCAAGGTATGCACCAGATATAGTACGTACCATAAGGGCTAGAGTTCATCATTATGTGGATGGTTTGGGGGATCATCTGATTAGAGACTGTAGGGTTGCATCCCTATTGGATGATGTAGATATTTCCCACATACAGGCTTTCGCTCAGACTACAGAGGACCTTTCCCGTCGGATTCGTGATACTCGCAGGGATATGGAGCAGAGTAAGAGGGCTCGTACTATGGGGTCTTATAGGGAGCCACGAGTTGATTTTAGGCCCCCACTCCATCGATATCCACCTCGGTCAGCAGGTAGTTTCCCACCACAGATGCAGGGCCAGCGGTTTGATCATTATATTCAATCAGGACCGGGGCAGAGCTCAGGCCAGCCTGAGGGCCATCGACAGGAGCGTTCTACACAGATGAGACATCTTACTCCTCCATGTACTCAGTGCGGTAAGCTACACATCGGGCAATGTAGACAGGGTTCGAGTGCATGTTTTCATTGTGGGCAGACAGGACATTATATTAGCCGGTGCCCGGGGTTAGGCAGAGGTACACCAACTCAGCCTTCAGGATTCACAGCAGCCTCTTCGCCCTTAGTCCGTGCTCCCCGACCAGGTCCACAGTCTACTCAGGGCCGTGGTAGGGGGAGAGGTGGAGGAGACACCTCAGGTTCTAGTGGTGGCCAGAACCGCTTTTATGCACTCACAGGCCGACAAGATTCAGAGGCAtccccagatgttgtcacaggtatattgacaaaacattctcatgccatttatgcattgatggatcccggctctacattttcatatattactccatttattgctGGTAAGCTTGACATGAGATCTGAGTTGTTGCCACAGCCAGTTGAGGTGTCTACGCCAGTTGGAGACTCTATTGTAGCTAATCATGTCTATCGAGATTGTACAGTGTTAATTAATGACCGTCCAACCTCTGTTGATTTAGTTGAATTGGTTATGCTAGACTTCGATGTcattatgggtatggattggttggcagcTTGTTATGCTAATATTGATTGTCGTGCAAAGTTGGTCCGATTTCATTTTCCTGGTGAGCCTGTCCTTGAATGA